In the genome of Polaribacter sp. MED152, one region contains:
- a CDS encoding sugar nucleotidyltransferase, with translation MKIIVPMAGIGSRLRPHTLTVPKPLTVIAGKPIVQRLVEDIASVIDEEIDEIAFVIGSRAKGFPADTEEKLLKIAEELGAKGSVYIQDVALGTAHAIYCAKESLSGPCVVAYADTLFKADFTLDVNADGAIWVSKVDNPSAFGVVKLEDGIITDFIEKPKDFVSDLAIIGIYYFKSGEKLLEEIQYLIDNDLKENDEYQLTNVLESLKQQGAKFIPGTVSTWMDCGKKDPTVDTNKQTLHFEHEAGNNLVADDVVLENSEIIQPCFVGKNVVLKNSKIGPYVSIGENSVVENSTINNSLIQTNVSISNATLDNAMIGNHAKYNGEYTSVSIGDYTELT, from the coding sequence ATGAAGATTATAGTGCCAATGGCAGGTATAGGTTCTCGTTTAAGACCTCATACATTAACAGTTCCAAAACCGCTTACAGTAATTGCTGGTAAGCCAATTGTACAACGTTTAGTAGAAGACATTGCTTCTGTAATAGATGAAGAGATAGATGAAATAGCTTTTGTAATTGGTAGTAGAGCAAAAGGTTTTCCTGCAGATACAGAAGAAAAATTATTAAAAATAGCTGAGGAATTGGGTGCAAAAGGTTCAGTTTATATTCAAGATGTTGCCTTAGGTACTGCTCATGCAATTTACTGTGCAAAAGAATCTTTAAGTGGGCCATGTGTTGTTGCTTACGCAGACACACTATTTAAAGCAGATTTTACATTAGATGTAAATGCAGATGGTGCAATTTGGGTAAGTAAAGTAGATAACCCAAGTGCTTTTGGAGTGGTAAAATTAGAAGATGGTATTATTACTGATTTTATAGAAAAACCAAAAGACTTTGTTTCAGATTTAGCAATTATTGGTATTTATTACTTTAAAAGTGGAGAAAAACTTCTTGAAGAAATTCAATATTTAATTGATAATGATTTAAAAGAAAATGATGAGTATCAATTAACCAATGTCTTAGAATCTTTAAAACAACAGGGAGCTAAATTTATACCAGGAACAGTAAGTACTTGGATGGATTGTGGTAAAAAAGATCCTACAGTAGATACTAATAAACAAACTTTACATTTCGAACACGAAGCTGGTAATAACTTAGTTGCTGATGATGTAGTGCTAGAAAATTCAGAGATAATTCAACCTTGTTTTGTGGGTAAAAACGTTGTGCTTAAAAATTCAAAAATTGGGCCTTATGTTTCAATAGGTGAAAATAGTGTTGTTGAAAATTCAACAATCAATAATTCATTAATTCAAACAAATGTATCGATTTCAAACGCAACATTAGATAATGCAATGATTGGAAATCATGCAAAATATAATGGTGAATATACCTCTGTAAGTATTGGCGATTATACAGAATTAACGTAG
- a CDS encoding lipopolysaccharide assembly protein LapB: MTNIENTKTHRQERQFNYFKLALLSLAFCLLSMTSFGQDSIPEKEDLTEEAELIFQAFFFKALSDKSIGNHQKAIENLESCNQLLASNTAVYFEFSKNYLALNNVNLAKEYITRALEQEPNNVWMLKHLVKVYQKENNLNDAILTQKKLVAINPKERPFLVRLYLYNRAYDKAILLMELLENENALTADLKRIKQRLNTRKVPEQKAVKLNDISVLEKKFQQDKSYETLKQILKISESNTINLLKYSEEGISLFPAQPLVYLMKARALNNQKMYKKALSTLNNGIDFVIEEEMEVDFYIEMANSYKGLGNKNEENKYLQKAKQLKS; this comes from the coding sequence ATGACAAACATCGAAAATACAAAAACACATAGGCAAGAGAGGCAATTTAATTATTTTAAATTGGCTCTTTTGTCTTTAGCTTTTTGTCTACTTTCGATGACTAGTTTTGGGCAAGACAGTATTCCAGAAAAAGAAGATTTAACTGAAGAAGCAGAGTTAATATTTCAAGCCTTCTTTTTTAAAGCATTATCAGATAAATCAATTGGTAATCATCAAAAAGCAATAGAAAATTTAGAGAGTTGTAATCAGCTTTTAGCGAGTAATACAGCAGTGTATTTTGAGTTTTCTAAAAACTATTTAGCACTTAACAATGTTAATTTGGCCAAAGAATACATTACTAGAGCATTAGAGCAAGAGCCCAATAATGTTTGGATGTTAAAGCATTTGGTAAAAGTATATCAGAAAGAAAATAACTTGAATGATGCAATTCTTACGCAAAAAAAACTGGTAGCTATAAATCCAAAAGAAAGGCCTTTTTTAGTTAGACTTTATCTTTATAACAGAGCTTATGATAAAGCCATTTTATTAATGGAATTGTTAGAAAACGAGAATGCATTAACTGCTGATTTAAAGAGAATAAAACAACGTTTAAACACCAGAAAAGTTCCCGAACAAAAAGCAGTAAAATTAAACGATATTTCTGTTTTAGAAAAAAAATTCCAGCAAGATAAATCTTACGAAACCTTAAAACAGATTTTAAAAATTTCTGAATCTAATACCATCAACCTGTTAAAGTATAGTGAAGAAGGTATAAGTTTGTTTCCTGCACAACCTTTGGTTTATTTAATGAAGGCAAGAGCCTTAAATAATCAGAAAATGTATAAAAAAGCGTTATCTACTTTAAATAATGGTATCGATTTTGTAATAGAAGAAGAAATGGAGGTAGATTTTTATATAGAAATGGCGAATTCATATAAAGGTTTAGGTAACAAAAATGAAGAAAACAAGTATTTGCAAAAGGCGAAACAATTAAAAAGTTAA
- a CDS encoding DUF4292 domain-containing protein, with translation MKFFKYLVLFTIVFTSCKSNKNMIDATAVAKNFSAKKVARKHMAANFDKQTIDAKLKVNFDNGKTNQNLTVSMKMKKDEVIWLRGTKFITVFKAEITPTKVRYYSSVFKHSFEGDFSMLKELLGVEINFEQLQNLFLGQALQDVTAEKQDVNVLNNRYVLNPEQQALLYNIFYTINPAHFKLDNQSIVNDEKGLRLDIKYPNYNLINSVVFPTAIEIKAKDKKRITVINLEYKTVEFDTDVNMSFNMPAGYKQLTF, from the coding sequence ATGAAGTTTTTTAAATATTTAGTACTTTTTACCATAGTATTTACATCATGTAAATCCAACAAAAATATGATTGATGCAACAGCTGTAGCTAAAAATTTTTCTGCTAAGAAAGTAGCAAGAAAACATATGGCTGCTAATTTTGATAAGCAAACCATAGATGCAAAACTTAAAGTAAATTTTGATAATGGTAAAACAAATCAGAATTTAACTGTAAGTATGAAGATGAAAAAAGATGAAGTAATTTGGTTAAGAGGTACTAAGTTTATAACAGTTTTTAAAGCAGAAATTACACCTACTAAAGTGCGTTATTATTCATCAGTTTTTAAACATTCATTTGAGGGCGATTTTTCTATGCTTAAAGAATTGCTTGGAGTAGAGATTAATTTTGAACAATTACAGAATTTATTTTTAGGGCAAGCCTTGCAAGATGTTACTGCTGAAAAACAAGATGTAAATGTTCTAAACAATAGATATGTTTTAAACCCAGAGCAACAAGCTTTGCTATATAATATTTTTTATACTATAAATCCTGCACATTTCAAGTTAGATAATCAAAGTATTGTAAATGATGAAAAAGGTTTACGTTTAGATATTAAATACCCAAACTATAACTTAATAAATTCGGTAGTTTTTCCTACTGCTATTGAAATTAAAGCTAAAGACAAAAAAAGAATAACTGTAATTAATTTAGAATATAAAACTGTTGAATTTGATACTGACGTTAATATGTCTTTTAATATGCCTGCAGGTTATAAGCAATTAACTTTTTAA
- a CDS encoding murein hydrolase activator EnvC, which yields MRFIRIYILFFIVLFASSTLFSQTRKELENQRKKYKSEIKQLNNLLFKEVKKERNVLEELKDIQQKIEVRNKLINTINLEAKLLSNEIRENEKQIAKLNKNLADLKKDYGNMIYKSYKSKSQQSRAMFLLSSENFYQAYKRLEYMKQYTSFRKKQGEEIVSQTVFIGKMNDSLLNQKQIKDTLILSEINQKKAIESDKNKQENLLSLIKKKENKYKKDLKKTIQEEKRVAAKIDKIIKEEIERANRLALAKLKNKPKTVKKNEFILSPEAKALAARFDLNKGKLPWPVSEGIIVRRFGVQPHPIFPGITINSTGVHFVTSEGGEAKSIFDGEVFNVLIGSGGKKNVLVRHGNYITSYNNLENSYVKKGDKVKVGQSLGKIFTDKINGKTTLVFVLLKNTVKLNPASWMLKR from the coding sequence ATGAGGTTTATTAGAATTTACATATTATTTTTCATTGTACTTTTTGCAAGTAGTACTCTCTTTTCTCAAACCAGAAAAGAGTTAGAAAACCAACGTAAAAAATACAAGTCTGAAATTAAACAACTAAATAATTTACTCTTTAAAGAAGTTAAAAAAGAGCGCAATGTTTTAGAAGAATTAAAAGATATTCAGCAAAAAATAGAAGTTAGAAATAAGCTAATAAATACCATCAATTTAGAAGCAAAACTATTGAGTAATGAAATTCGTGAAAACGAAAAACAGATTGCAAAACTCAATAAAAATTTAGCCGATCTTAAAAAAGATTATGGCAATATGATTTACAAATCTTATAAAAGTAAATCACAGCAGAGTAGGGCCATGTTTTTGTTGTCTTCAGAAAATTTTTATCAGGCATATAAAAGGTTAGAGTATATGAAACAATATACATCCTTCAGAAAAAAACAAGGAGAAGAAATCGTTAGTCAGACTGTTTTTATTGGTAAAATGAATGATTCTTTGTTGAATCAAAAACAAATAAAAGATACGCTAATTTTATCTGAAATTAATCAGAAAAAAGCCATAGAATCCGATAAAAATAAGCAAGAAAACTTATTGTCTTTAATTAAAAAGAAAGAGAATAAATATAAAAAGGATTTAAAGAAAACCATTCAAGAAGAGAAAAGAGTTGCTGCTAAGATTGATAAAATTATCAAAGAGGAAATAGAAAGGGCTAATAGATTAGCACTTGCTAAGCTTAAAAATAAACCAAAAACGGTAAAGAAAAATGAGTTTATTTTAAGTCCAGAAGCAAAAGCATTGGCAGCAAGGTTCGATTTAAATAAAGGTAAATTGCCTTGGCCAGTTTCTGAAGGTATTATTGTTAGAAGGTTTGGTGTGCAGCCACATCCAATTTTTCCTGGAATTACGATTAATAGTACAGGTGTGCATTTTGTAACTTCAGAAGGTGGTGAAGCAAAATCAATTTTTGATGGTGAAGTATTTAATGTTCTAATTGGTTCTGGAGGTAAAAAGAACGTTTTAGTTAGGCATGGTAATTACATCACATCTTATAACAACCTTGAAAACTCTTATGTTAAAAAGGGAGATAAAGTAAAAGTAGGGCAGAGCTTAGGTAAAATTTTTACTGATAAAATTAATGGCAAAACTACTTTAGTTTTTGTATTACTTAAAAACACTGTAAAGCTTAATCCTGCTTCTTGGATGCTAAAAAGATAA
- a CDS encoding type 1 glutamine amidotransferase domain-containing protein has protein sequence MENLNKKRVAILATNGFEESELREPKKALLEAGADVDIVSLESGEIKSWNDGDWSESYKVDKTLNEVSQEDYNALVLPGGVINPDVLRREESAIDFIRSFFKNHKPVAAICHAPWLLAETGVLEGREVTSFSSIKTDIINAGAIWSDKEVVVDAGLVTSRNPDDLPAFNAKIVEEIYEGKHEEQTV, from the coding sequence ATGGAAAATTTAAACAAAAAACGTGTAGCAATTTTAGCTACAAACGGATTTGAAGAAAGTGAGTTAAGAGAACCTAAAAAAGCTTTATTAGAAGCTGGTGCAGATGTAGATATTGTTTCTTTGGAATCAGGTGAAATTAAATCTTGGAATGATGGTGATTGGTCTGAATCTTATAAAGTAGATAAAACTTTAAACGAAGTTTCTCAAGAAGATTATAATGCCTTGGTTTTACCTGGTGGAGTTATAAATCCTGATGTATTAAGAAGAGAAGAAAGTGCCATTGATTTTATTAGATCTTTTTTTAAAAATCATAAACCTGTTGCAGCAATTTGCCATGCACCATGGTTATTGGCAGAAACAGGAGTTTTAGAAGGTAGAGAAGTAACTTCTTTTAGCTCAATTAAAACAGATATTATAAATGCAGGCGCAATTTGGTCTGATAAAGAAGTGGTTGTAGATGCTGGGTTAGTAACTAGTAGAAACCCTGATGATTTACCAGCATTCAATGCTAAAATTGTAGAAGAAATTTACGAAGGTAAACATGAAGAACAAACTGTATAA
- a CDS encoding mechanosensitive ion channel domain-containing protein: MLEYLNHFKIIESLIIIVVGSIIRIMITNSLKKIRVKFGFQKTRVLIVNRIITFLVYAAVIVLIAFIWGVDEKQLMVYVSSFLTILGIAFFAQWSILSNITAGLILYINYPVKIGDTITILEKDNNITGIINDIGAFFITLTVENGDLITLPNTVILQKNIRFKPHK, encoded by the coding sequence ATGTTAGAATATTTAAATCATTTTAAAATTATTGAATCGCTAATAATTATTGTTGTAGGTTCTATAATTAGAATAATGATTACGAATTCTTTGAAAAAAATTCGAGTTAAATTCGGGTTTCAAAAAACCAGAGTTTTAATTGTAAACCGAATTATAACTTTCTTAGTTTATGCTGCAGTAATAGTTCTAATAGCTTTTATTTGGGGTGTAGATGAAAAGCAATTGATGGTTTATGTATCATCTTTCTTAACCATTTTAGGTATTGCTTTTTTCGCTCAATGGTCTATTTTATCAAATATTACAGCAGGTTTAATTTTATATATTAATTATCCTGTTAAAATAGGTGATACAATTACCATACTTGAAAAAGACAATAATATAACTGGTATTATAAATGACATTGGCGCCTTTTTTATAACGTTAACTGTAGAAAATGGAGATTTAATTACCTTACCAAACACCGTAATTTTACAGAAAAACATTCGGTTTAAACCTCATAAATAA
- a CDS encoding acyl-CoA thioesterase, which produces MEAKTPRESLTILTDLVLPGDTNYLDNLFGGELLARMDRACSIAARRHSSRIVVTASVNHVAFNKSVPVGSVVTLEAKVSRAFKSSMEIYVDVWIEDRQSGMRTKVNEGIYTFVAVDETGKPVQIPQIVPETELEKIRFDGALRRKQLSLVLAGKMKPDEATELKALFKS; this is translated from the coding sequence ATGGAAGCAAAAACGCCTAGAGAATCTTTAACAATACTTACAGATTTAGTTTTACCTGGAGATACAAATTACCTAGATAATCTTTTTGGGGGTGAATTGTTAGCAAGAATGGACAGAGCATGTAGTATTGCTGCAAGACGTCATTCTTCTAGAATTGTAGTTACTGCTTCTGTAAATCATGTTGCATTTAATAAATCTGTTCCTGTTGGAAGTGTAGTAACCTTAGAAGCAAAAGTTTCTAGAGCCTTTAAATCTTCTATGGAAATTTATGTTGATGTTTGGATTGAAGATAGACAATCTGGTATGCGTACAAAGGTTAACGAAGGTATTTATACTTTTGTAGCTGTAGATGAAACTGGTAAGCCTGTGCAAATACCACAAATAGTACCAGAGACTGAATTAGAAAAAATTCGTTTTGATGGCGCTCTTAGAAGAAAACAACTAAGTTTAGTTTTAGCAGGTAAAATGAAACCAGATGAAGCTACTGAGTTAAAAGCACTCTTTAAGTCTTAA
- a CDS encoding SPOR domain-containing protein, protein MILANYIKDLLYRYDCVIVPNFGGFITNRMSATYNSHTSNFLPPFKQIAFNNNLKENDGLLANYIASVEGMSFEDANKTLATVVNNWKVQLQKDAIELAQVGTLRLNENQQIIFEPNTEVNYLAESFGLATVVTSEIERKQAIVKPLVTVTNTANNKVLPTLLKYAATAAILLTLGFVGNNLYQQNKQNTILASQEKALEKKIQSATFTITNPLPTIELNAIKEKAKQFHIVAGAFQFPANAEKKVKQLQKEGYEARIIGVNKWGLTEVVFNSFADRNEAINELYKIQDSVCKDAWLLVKK, encoded by the coding sequence ATGATTTTAGCCAACTACATCAAAGACTTACTTTATAGATATGACTGTGTAATTGTACCTAATTTTGGTGGTTTCATTACCAACAGAATGAGTGCTACATATAATTCACATACTTCTAATTTCTTACCACCATTCAAACAAATTGCTTTTAATAACAATTTAAAAGAGAATGATGGTTTATTGGCAAATTATATAGCTTCTGTAGAAGGTATGTCTTTTGAAGATGCAAATAAAACTTTAGCTACAGTAGTAAATAATTGGAAGGTTCAATTACAAAAAGATGCAATAGAATTAGCACAAGTTGGTACATTAAGGTTAAATGAGAATCAGCAGATAATTTTTGAACCAAATACTGAAGTAAACTATTTGGCTGAATCTTTTGGATTGGCTACTGTTGTTACGTCAGAAATTGAAAGAAAACAAGCAATTGTAAAACCTTTAGTGACTGTTACCAATACAGCAAATAATAAAGTTTTACCTACACTTTTAAAGTATGCTGCAACAGCTGCTATTTTATTAACATTAGGTTTTGTTGGAAATAACCTTTATCAACAAAATAAGCAAAATACTATTTTAGCTTCTCAAGAAAAGGCATTAGAAAAAAAGATTCAATCTGCTACGTTTACCATTACAAATCCTTTACCAACTATTGAATTAAATGCTATAAAAGAAAAGGCAAAACAATTTCATATTGTAGCTGGTGCATTTCAATTTCCTGCAAATGCAGAAAAAAAGGTAAAGCAACTTCAAAAAGAAGGGTATGAAGCTAGAATTATTGGCGTAAATAAATGGGGCTTAACAGAAGTAGTTTTTAATAGTTTTGCTGATAGAAACGAAGCCATAAATGAACTTTATAAAATTCAAGATTCTGTATGCAAAGACGCTTGGTTATTAGTAAAAAAATAA
- the dprA gene encoding DNA-processing protein DprA: MKDEKLLAVLRLQKSKAIGDILSKKLIATTGDVEKIFAEKPSTLEKINGIGTHALKHLLDKKNLIAAENELKYIRENNIAYTYFLEDDYPKNLTNCIDSPILIFKDGNIDFSNNSKFISIVGTRNMSSYGSQFCNQIIKDLKEYNPVIISGFAYGVDICAHKAAIDNDLQTIAVLAHGFEQIYPKVHKKYIHQVNEKGGFLTEFWSEEQPLRENFLRRNRIVAGISKATIIIESAEKGGSLVTADIANSYNRDIFALPGRATDVYSKGCNNLIKNNKANLLTSAEDIVKMLNWDLSSTETKPIQKQLFVDLNENEQKIYDLLFEKGQKLLDVIALECNIPIFQISSILLQMELKGVLRPLPGKMFEII; encoded by the coding sequence ATGAAAGATGAAAAATTACTTGCGGTTTTGCGCTTGCAAAAAAGTAAGGCAATAGGAGATATTCTCTCTAAAAAGTTAATTGCAACTACTGGAGATGTAGAAAAAATATTCGCAGAAAAACCCTCTACTTTAGAAAAAATAAACGGAATTGGTACACATGCTCTAAAGCATTTACTAGATAAAAAGAACTTAATTGCTGCAGAGAATGAACTTAAGTATATAAGAGAAAATAATATTGCTTACACCTATTTTTTAGAAGATGATTATCCTAAGAATTTAACGAATTGTATTGATAGTCCTATTTTAATATTTAAAGATGGTAATATCGATTTTTCTAATAATTCTAAATTTATTTCTATTGTTGGTACTCGAAATATGAGTTCTTATGGAAGTCAGTTTTGCAATCAAATCATTAAAGATTTAAAAGAATATAACCCCGTAATTATTAGCGGTTTTGCTTATGGTGTAGATATTTGTGCTCATAAAGCAGCAATAGATAATGATTTACAGACCATTGCTGTTTTAGCTCATGGTTTTGAGCAGATTTATCCTAAAGTTCATAAAAAATACATTCATCAAGTAAATGAAAAGGGTGGATTTTTAACCGAATTTTGGAGCGAAGAACAACCTTTACGTGAAAACTTTTTAAGGCGAAATAGAATAGTAGCAGGCATTTCTAAAGCTACTATTATAATTGAATCTGCAGAAAAAGGTGGCTCTTTAGTAACAGCAGATATTGCCAATTCTTACAATAGAGATATTTTTGCATTACCAGGCAGAGCAACTGATGTGTATAGTAAAGGATGCAATAATTTAATTAAAAATAATAAAGCAAATTTACTTACTTCTGCAGAAGATATTGTTAAAATGTTAAACTGGGATTTATCATCAACAGAAACAAAACCCATTCAAAAACAACTATTTGTTGATTTAAATGAAAACGAACAAAAAATATACGATTTGCTTTTTGAAAAAGGTCAGAAACTATTAGATGTTATTGCTCTTGAATGTAATATTCCTATTTTTCAAATATCATCTATTCTATTACAGATGGAATTAAAAGGTGTGTTAAGGCCTTTACCAGGCAAAATGTTCGAAATTATTTAA